GATTGACGAGACGGGGTGAAACGTAAGGCAGGATTTAGACTGAAGCAACTTAAGAGCTTCCAGCGAGCGCACCTCCCCGAAATCCAACCATCGCCTCACCTCCTCTTCTCCATCCAGAATGGCCGGCATCCtgtctcacacatgcacacacacacacttaaactgCAAGACAAGCCACTGGGTTATGGAGGCACTAATGACTGTCCCTGGTCCAATAATCCACAGAAAAGCATTCAGTGAACTCTACGCTTGACGTATGGATGCGTAGCACGAGTGATGATACAATAATCGTGCTCTACCTGTCGTGGATGCTCTGCAGGTTTGGCGAGGCGTTCACAGTGATCACGGTGTAGGTGTACAGAACCTCCCCACCACCAGGAGGAGTCCAGCAGTCAAACAGCCCCGCTATGGTGAGCAGACGCCATCCCGCCCACTCACCGCTCTCTTCGGCGTCCTGTTAAAGGAGACAAACCGAACGTTTGTTTTTCAGTGCgtccttaaaaaaatatacatccaTAGATTTATCACCGAGAACCTCACGGATGAGAAGCGAGCGCTTACCGATAGAACCACATCACAAATAAAACGTGCTGGTTTTTCGAATTTAACCTGAATAATGACGGAACAAGCGCGATGCCCGACAACCTCCATCGTCCATGTTCAGGATTTGCCTCGAGGTGGGACTCCTACAGCTGTTCTCGTGGCTCAGTGTGCAGGTGCTCATGTGTCTCAATGTGATCATCATGGTTTGAGGCTCAGCTCTGGTGAGCCTTCAACAACTACAAGGCTTTCATAAACACAATTTTGTGCGTCAGTGATGTAAAATGGAGGATAAATCCCTCTAAATAAGCTCACCCCGCTGAAGGCACCAGTGGTTCAGGGGGTCTGAGGGTGAGGTCTTGGGCCGGTTCTGTGAGGAACTGATCGTGACGCAAAATGGATCCAGAGTTTTTATCGTCTTTACACTTTTATTACTGACACGAAAGGAAAGCCAGACAAATCAATTCATTTGTCTGTCCAAATAGGAACACAAAAtacttaatcatttaaaaaataaataaatgaaaaggacGGCGCATTGCCTACACATTGTGAAGGGATTTATTGGaaaaaatacttatatatatttttataaaaatataaacaacaagATGCACGTTCCAGCTTTTCGCATATTTCTGAAGTTAAACAGATTTAACCGTCGGCTCTCGTGACCAGGTCACGGGTCAAATGTGGTTCATCTAGATCAATTTTAAAACATCCGTTGCCAGAAGCACACGCTTTCCTTCACGTCCTGCGTCGTTTTTCCTGTCAGAGAACCGGTTACGTGTTGGCGTCCCGTTTCGCTGTGTCGAGGGGTCCAAAATCTAAACCTTAGACGATGGCACCGCTGCAGAAATGATTTAAATCCACAGTGAATCATAATCGCTTCATTAAAAGACCTCCAGTCTTCCTACCCTTTCCTGTCCTTCATGCCGAACACCGTTTTTCGTCTCTCTCTCGTCCCCGTCCCGATTATCCGTCTGGCtctgggggaaataaataaagaaaggcTGCTTGTCCTTCTGCTGCCTCCTCCACTCGTAGAAGCCGTCGGCTAGAATAACGCAGCGCTGCCCTTTCAACAGAGGGTCCTGGGGcacgaaataaaaataaaaaataaaaaaaacacagagtgcATGAACATGGAGTtataaacaaaactaaaaatgaGGCTCCTTAACATGCAGGAACAGAAACACAACATATTCTCTGTGTTAGAGttatagttcacccaaaaacgAAAATTCTTTTTAAACCATGCCTTTATGAACTCGTTTCGGCGcgtgaaagttttggttactcgGGCTGAAATCTCCCAGGTTCCGTCAAAAACGTCTCCGTCGGCGTTCCGAAGACGAACGAAAGTCTTACGGGTTTGGAACGACGTGAGGGTGAGCGATTGACGACAGAATTTGCATTTTTGTGCGAATCATCCCTTTAATTCAAGCGAAAACCTCACGATAACTGAAGACGCGAGCGTAAGTGACAGGAGAGGTccgtttttttcttcagttaaaGGACGTTCTCAACTGCGATTCCTCCACGTGTATTTCAATAAactttttctcccccccctgCCCCCCGAAATCGTTCGGAACAAGCTATCGGCTTTTATACGGAATGACTCATCTTATATAAAAGTACAATTTGAGACGAGTCACATCGAGAGCCGTTTACGATTCTGCACGATTCTTTTCACTCGGCAGTGAGACATTTATCGGAAGAGCAGACGCGGCAGGAGGCTTTCCGGGTTTGAATCCCGCTGCTTGGAAATCCTACGTTTCGATCCTTCGTACCTTGTAAGACTTTTTCTCCAGCAAGCTCTCGCTGCGACAGTTCGAGGTGCTGTACTGCATCTTGCTCGGGTCGCTCTCCTTGAACCATGCCGGCACCAGACCCCACCGCATCGTCGCCAGCACGCACTCATCCACCGCGGCTCCCTGTCCGATACCGACAAGGCTGAAGTGAATTACATGAGTTGAATAAAAAGAGATTCAAGATTTCAGTTAGTTAGAGCACAGGTTTCCATCCTTGTTCCTGGAGAACcccattttagtgtttttccctgctctaacacacccggTAAGCCTTCCTGAAACACAGGTCAGGTGTtggggttctccaggaccagggacGGGAACCTGCTTCAATGAATTACTCTGACTAATCTGATGTTTCTGTATTCTGGCCACGCCCACATGCGAGGAGCTAGAGCGAGAGTTAGTACAGTAATGAAATCAATACAAGCTTTGTGTTTAAGCAGTTAGTGAAGAGTCTTCCGTCGTTTTGTCTAAAAAGATCAAGGAGAGTCAGTAGCGCTTTACCTTACTGAAGTGTCTGCTGGACAGCAGAACCGGACTGAAGGACTGAGGACTCTTGTTGTAGGAGGGTCGGTATTTGTCCGCATCGCCGTCCCTCCACTGAGGCTGCCGCCGCTGTCCGGACCGGTCTCGGTAACGAGAAGCGCGCCGGAGCTCATCCGGGGCGAGGGTGCAGGCTGTCCTTCCGCACATGATCTCAGTCTACATCAACAGGAAACATACAAACAGGGTGAGATCAATCAATTACTCGATATTATAAATTTATGTaattgaaaaatgtattaagtATAATAAATAGCTAACATGAGTCTGTCTGACACAAAAacagttttttgggtttttttttttgttttatttaagttaGTGAAACTCCCCCTACCTCCCCCTCTGTGTCTATGTGATATCCTGTGTGCGTATTGTATTCGGCTAacaggacttttattttgaaatgaacgCTAGCCAGTTCATTAGTCGCTAGTCCTTTAGCTTTGTCTGAAAGTGCTATTGAGAAAGCGTTCACTTGCAGCTCGcggtcaatattaaaaaaatgcattcaacATTagctaaattgttttgtctgtgtttgctaGCTAGTTGTTTTTTGTGCTTGACGTAGAATGTTCGTGTTTGTCCCACCAGCTGTATTCAGATAGATTCCGCCTCCTGCGTTATGATTGGCTGGTTCGTATTCACAATCGAACCGCCGATTAAACGGTGAACCCTGATTGGTGGGTTGAAGTTCTTCATGTATACTAGCCAATTATAACGCAAGAGGCGGGATTTGTAGAAAACGGGTAAGCAGAAGAGTGAAGCATAACTGTAAGATGCTAACTTCTGCTGATCCTTAAAAATATAACTGATGCAGCAGTAACAGaagatttaaaatattaattagctAGTAAGTTTGCTTTGTTTGTGCGATTTCGAGCTACTTACCGGCGCGTGTcatagaaaacaacaacaacgggtTTATCCGCGTAACGTCAGCTAACTAGCTTACTTTTGGTCTGTAAAGATTTAAAGATGTATATAAGTATAGAgctaaagaaatacagaaattgTTAGAACAGTGTCGCGTCTCCAAAGTATGTTAAAGTTAACCGTTAATTATCATGTAAATATAACTGACAGACCGAAGATCCGTAGTGCGCGCGTACGTAGAGGATCCGCCCCTCCTGAAGTGCGCGCGTACGTAGAGGATCCACCCCTCCTGAAGTGCGCGCTTACGTAGAGTATCCGCCCTCCTGAGGTGCGCGCGTACATAGAGGATCCGCCCTCCTGAGGTGCGCGCGCTcatcacacaaatatatatggGAGTTGTAAATAAGACCGGATGTCGTATTGTGCGTCATTAATACGCGACTAAGCGGTTCGttttcagcacagcagtgacactgacactAGCGATGGGAAatttggatcattttactgactcggatctttgaatctcgttcagcaaaatgaacgaatctttttttcagtcatttcgttcatttcagcagaaaatAATTAGCAAGTAAAGGAAGAAGGTagtccccaacacatctagtatttaataaactataggctaatgcagccaagcCCGAATCATGAGAAACataatgatttatattaatagcttagctggtCTTCAGGCTacgcagtctgttagttcacctcacctctcgATCCGaatcgttctttcttttgtcacgtcacatttgtcatgtctgttccccggaaacagaaatgattagttcacctctcgagtcttcgggttcgagttgTTAGTTCATCCCGCTTCAGGTACTGCATGGTGCATTGTCTATGTGGCAGTCACAGGAAGAACGAAAGACTCGAACCCAGGGTTCAAGCCCAAACA
This window of the Ictalurus furcatus strain D&B chromosome 21, Billie_1.0, whole genome shotgun sequence genome carries:
- the hmces gene encoding abasic site processing protein HMCES isoform X3, whose amino-acid sequence is MSSGALLVTETGPDSGGSLSGGTAMRTNTDPPTTRVLSPSVRFCCPADTSVSLVGIGQGAAVDECVLATMRWGLVPAWFKESDPSKMQYSTSNCRSESLLEKKSYKDPLLKGQRCVILADGFYEWRRQQKDKQPFFIYFPQSQTDNRDGDERETKNGVRHEGQERDAEESGEWAGWRLLTIAGLFDCWTPPGGGEVLYTYTVITVNASPNLQSIHDRMPAILDGEEEVRRWLDFGEVRSLEALKLLQSKSCLTFHPVSSIVNNSRNNSPECLQPLDPNAKKAPPQASASSKMMMSWLKNGSPGKKKAPDDAELKETVGKSPSGSQTSKAVGPLQQWLLGNGASKRPRT
- the hmces gene encoding abasic site processing protein HMCES isoform X1; this encodes MSARTSGGRILYVRAHLRRADTLRKRALQEGWILYVRAHFRRGGSSTYARTTDLRLRSCAEGQPAPSPRMSSGALLVTETGPDSGGSLSGGTAMRTNTDPPTTRVLSPSVRFCCPADTSVSLVGIGQGAAVDECVLATMRWGLVPAWFKESDPSKMQYSTSNCRSESLLEKKSYKDPLLKGQRCVILADGFYEWRRQQKDKQPFFIYFPQSQTDNRDGDERETKNGVRHEGQERDAEESGEWAGWRLLTIAGLFDCWTPPGGGEVLYTYTVITVNASPNLQSIHDRMPAILDGEEEVRRWLDFGEVRSLEALKLLQSKSCLTFHPVSSIVNNSRNNSPECLQPLDPNAKKAPPQASASSKMMMSWLKNGSPGKKKAPDDAELKETVGKSPSGSQTSKAVGPLQQWLLGNGASKRPRT
- the hmces gene encoding abasic site processing protein HMCES isoform X2, with translation MCGRTACTLAPDELRRASRYRDRSGQRRQPQWRDGDADKYRPSYNKSPQSFSPVLLSSRHFSKGAAVDECVLATMRWGLVPAWFKESDPSKMQYSTSNCRSESLLEKKSYKDPLLKGQRCVILADGFYEWRRQQKDKQPFFIYFPQSQTDNRDGDERETKNGVRHEGQERDAEESGEWAGWRLLTIAGLFDCWTPPGGGEVLYTYTVITVNASPNLQSIHDRMPAILDGEEEVRRWLDFGEVRSLEALKLLQSKSCLTFHPVSSIVNNSRNNSPECLQPLDPNAKKAPPQASASSKMMMSWLKNGSPGKKKAPDDAELKETVGKSPSGSQTSKAVGPLQQWLLGNGASKRPRT